In bacterium, the genomic window CTCTGGTTGGAAGGACTCCGGCCGAAGAAAGCAGTTACATCGAACGGGAAAAGGGTGAGCGAACTTTCGCTGGGTATCTCTCGTGTCAAAATGACTCAGGAGTATAGGTATCTTTTTCCAGCTTGTCAAGAGAATATAGGCCTTTACCAACGGAAATCCAGGGTTTACAGCGACTGGGCAGTCACCGCTTCCTATGGTGCAAAGGTTAGACCGACCTTGACCCACACCAGCTCACGCGGGTGGCGAGAAGCTCAATTTTCGCCTTGAAGTCCTGCATAAAATTCTCTATAATTGGTACTTAGCAGAAAAATCTAAAGGCGGGCCAGGGACGGCAGCCAAGCCGCCCGGCCGGACAGCCCTATTGTAGCCATCCTCGGGACTTGCGATCCGCGCAGCCCGTTAGCCGTTGGGAGTATTCATGTCGCTGAACATTCAAGTCAGTTACGCCCTATCGAAAAAGCTCGCGGGCCACGGGATCTCGAACGAGATGCTGAAGCCTGCTTTGGAGCGCACGACGAAGGCCGTCGAGCATGTACGGAGTGAACGCGCGGCGGGTAAGCTGCCCTATCTGGATTTGCCGGAAGACGGCAAGACGAAAGCGGCGTGCCGTGAGCTGGCCGAGAAATTCAGCGGCTACGAGAATTTCCTGCTCGCAGGAATCGGCGGCAGCTCGCTCGGACCGTTAGCGATCTTTCAGGCACTGGGACATCCGCTGCACAATCTGCTGAGCGGTGCGAAGCGCAAAGGCGCCCCGCGCTTTTTCGCGCTGGACAATATTGATCCCGTGCAGGCGGATGCTTTGTTCTCGTTCTGCAAGCCGGAAAAGACCGTTTACAACGTGATTTCGAAGAGCGGCGCCACGGCGGAAACGGCGGCGGCGACGCTGCTGATCTTCGAGCAGCTGCAGAAGAAATTGGGCGGCAACTGGAAGAAGAACGTCGTCTGCACGACCGATCCGACTACGGGGGATTTGCGCAAGCTGTGCAACGCGGAAGGCTTGCAGACATTACCGCTGCATTCGGGTGTGGGCGGCCGGTTCTCGGTGCTGACGCCGGTGGGCCTGTTCCCGTCTTATTGTCTGGGTTATGACGTGGATGCAATGCTGGCGGGCGCGGCGGAGATGCGCGAGCGCTGCTTCGACACGGACCCGCACCGCAATCCGGCGACCCAACTGGCCGCGCTGCTCTATCTGCTGGACACGACGCAGCACAAGAAGATGCACGTCATGATGGCCTACGCCAACGGACTCTATGGTCTGGCCGATTGGTTCCGACAGTTGTGGGCCGAATCGCTGGGCAAGGAGCTTGATGTGGAAGGTCGCGTGGTGAACGTCGGTCCGACGCCGCTGAAGGCCATGGGCGCGACCGATCAGCATTCGCAGGTGCAGCTCTATATCGAGGGGCCGCACGACAAGGTCTTCCTGTTCCTTGAAGCGAAAAAATTTGGCAAGCGTGTGAAGCTGCCGGAACTCTACCCGCAGGTATCCTCGCTGAACTATCTCGGCGGACAGTCGCTGAACAAGCTGATGGCGGCGGAGTTTGCGGCCACGCGCGAAGCCCTGGCCCAGCGCGGTCGTCCGTCCATCACGATGACCTTCCCTGAAGTGGATGCGCACGCGGTCGGCGAGTTCTTCATGCTGTGGGAAATGACCACATCGCTCGCCGGTGCGCTCTACCGCATCAACCCCTACGACCAACCGGGCGTAGAATTAGGCAAAGTCCTAACCTACGGACTGATGGGCCGCGCAGGCTTTGAAGACAAGGTGAAGGGGATGAAGGTATAACCTCATAGGAGGGGTTATGCGTTGGCTGCTTCTTGCACTGCTGCCGTTCCTTTCATCTTGCGCTCACCAATTCGTCCTGCGCAAAGACGCTCCGCCGGAGCGCTACGCCGAGGCGCAGCAGTTCTTGCATCAGGATCGCGCGGCGCGGCTGTTCACGAAGACGGAAACGATGCTGCGGGTGACGGATTGGCATATCGGTCCCGATTCGACAACCTACCGCATTGACGGCGCGACCGACCGCGTCGTGATGCTGAACGAGCGCATTCGCACGCTGACGACACAGGATTCGCGCATGGGAACGCGAAACGGCGCAATAACAGGCGCAATCGTGGGTAGCGGAATGGGTTTGCTCGTCGGGTTGCTAATTTCTGCGATAGACCCGCAATACCATTGTGAGACGGGCCCTGAAGAACCTGACTACAATTGGTCGTGCGGACGAAGAGACGATAATGATGCTGTAATTATTCTCTCCGGTGTCGGGATCGGCGCTGCAATCGGCACCGTTGGCGGTGCCCTAATCGGCAGTCAGACAGGCACGATGCGTTCTGTGGTTTATTATCCCGACCCGAAAGATCCCCGCCGATGGGAATACTTGCCCCGATAGTTTTTGCACTTCTCTTTTCTACGTCCGTGGCTTCCGAACTCTACTCCATCCCCTTCCAAACCAACTCCGGCGACACGACGTCACTCGCGGCCTACAAAGGCCAAGTAGTGATGGTTGTGAATACCGCCAGCGAGTGCGGACATACGCCGCAGTATGCAAACCTTGAGAAGCTGTACGAGCAGTACAAGTCGCGCGGGTTTGTGGTGCTTGCGTTTCCGTCGAACGATTTCGGTGCGCAAGAACCCGGATCGGATGCACAGATTCAACAATTTTGCGCCACGAACTTCGGCGTGACCTTCCCGCTGATGAAAAAGATACCGGTGCTGGGCGAGCACAAGCATCCGCTCTACAAACATCTGGTCCAGCAGAGCGAAGCACAGGCCGAGGTTGAATGGAACTTCACAAAGTTTCTGATTGACCGCAACGGCAAGGTTGCGGCACGGATTCACTACCGCACGCTCCCGGACGCGCCGGAGGTGGTCGCGCAGATTGAATCACTTCTGGAGGCGAAACCTTCGGAATGACGCGCAGCCCGGTTTTTCGCCCCGCCGCCGATCGCTATTTGCCATTGGGAATCGCCGCATTTAGCGCCGGCATGATCGTGTGGGTGACGCAGATTTGGGGATTGGCCGTACACAAGGAGCAGTTCGGTCCGCTGCTCATCGCCCGCAGGTTGGCAGGCGGTGCGCCCTTCGCCTTTGGTGTCACGGATTTCCCGGCGGGCCCGTTGTGGCCGTTGTGGTTATCGTTCTTTGCCGAAACCGGATTTGCAATCGAGAGCGTTGCGCGCTTTGGACAGGCGCTGGTCACGGCCCTCCTGCTTTATACGCTGACGCGCTTCTATCTGCGCCATCTATTGTCGCGCGCCATTGTGGCAGGCACGGCCTTGGCGGCCTGCACAGGGATGCTCCTGTTGGGCGAGGTCTATACCCTCTCGCCCGTGCCGACCATGATGCTTCTGGCCACGCTGGGACTCCTGTCCTTGGCGCGGTTCCTTCTGGAAGAGCAGGTGCTCGCGTTTCTGGCCGCAACAGCGTGCTTGACGGCGGCCGCCTTGCTATGGATTCCGGCGGTGGCTTTGTCGGCGGGTGCGGCACTGGCCATTCTCTTAGGCGGCCGCGGCAATTTAGCACGGCGCGCAACCGGCGCCATGTTCTTCAGCGCGGCGGCCATCGTTCCGGTGATGCTCGTGCTGATACAATCGGGCTGGCCGGAAAGCAGCGGCATCCTTGCGGGCTTTCTGGTCGGGCTCGACCAGTTGACGGCGTGGAGCATGTGGGCGGCATGGCCCATGTGGCTGCGTTCAATATTGACTCTGTTCGTGCTTGTCGGCTTGGTGTTGGTATATTGGGTAACGCGCGGCCCGGCGGGCATCGGCCCCGCTCTCAAACGCCGCGAATTGCAACTGTGGATTCTGATTTCCATTGTGTGGACCTTGCAGCTGCTGGTCATGCCGCTCAGTGCCACGCTGCTGCCGTTGCTTCCTGCCTTGGTGCTGTGGCCCGCGTTGGGGCTGGATAGTTTCCGCGATTACACGCCCGTTGCCCGTGAACTCTCCGGGCGCGGTGCACGCTTCGCAGTCTG contains:
- a CDS encoding glucose-6-phosphate isomerase (catalyzes the formation of D-fructose 6-phosphate from D-glucose 6-phosphate), yielding MSLNIQVSYALSKKLAGHGISNEMLKPALERTTKAVEHVRSERAAGKLPYLDLPEDGKTKAACRELAEKFSGYENFLLAGIGGSSLGPLAIFQALGHPLHNLLSGAKRKGAPRFFALDNIDPVQADALFSFCKPEKTVYNVISKSGATAETAAATLLIFEQLQKKLGGNWKKNVVCTTDPTTGDLRKLCNAEGLQTLPLHSGVGGRFSVLTPVGLFPSYCLGYDVDAMLAGAAEMRERCFDTDPHRNPATQLAALLYLLDTTQHKKMHVMMAYANGLYGLADWFRQLWAESLGKELDVEGRVVNVGPTPLKAMGATDQHSQVQLYIEGPHDKVFLFLEAKKFGKRVKLPELYPQVSSLNYLGGQSLNKLMAAEFAATREALAQRGRPSITMTFPEVDAHAVGEFFMLWEMTTSLAGALYRINPYDQPGVELGKVLTYGLMGRAGFEDKVKGMKV
- a CDS encoding glutathione peroxidase; translation: MGILAPIVFALLFSTSVASELYSIPFQTNSGDTTSLAAYKGQVVMVVNTASECGHTPQYANLEKLYEQYKSRGFVVLAFPSNDFGAQEPGSDAQIQQFCATNFGVTFPLMKKIPVLGEHKHPLYKHLVQQSEAQAEVEWNFTKFLIDRNGKVAARIHYRTLPDAPEVVAQIESLLEAKPSE